A portion of the Rhinopithecus roxellana isolate Shanxi Qingling chromosome 19, ASM756505v1, whole genome shotgun sequence genome contains these proteins:
- the NT5C gene encoding 5'(3')-deoxyribonucleotidase, cytosolic type, whose product MARRVRVLVDMDGVLADFEAGLLRGFRRRFPEEPHVPLEQRRGFLAREQYRALRPDLADKVASVYEAPGFFLDLEPIPGALDAVREMNDLPDTEVFICTSPLLKYDHCVGEKYRWVEQHLGPRFVERIILTRDKTVVLGDLLIDDKDTIRGEEETPRWEHILFTCCHNRHLVLPPTKRRLLSWSDNWREILDSKRGVAQRE is encoded by the exons ATGGCGCGGCGTGTGCGTGTGCTGGTGGACATGGACGGCGTCCTGGCCGACTTCGAGGCCGGCCTTCTGCGGGGCTTCCGCCGCCGCTTCCCTGAGGAGCCGCACGTGCCGCTGGAGCAGCGCCGCGGCTTCCTGGCCCGCGAGCAGTACCGCGCCCTGCGGCCCGACCTGGCG GATAAAGTGGCCAGTGTGTACGAAGCCCCGGGCTTTTTCCTGGACCTGGAGCCCATCCCGGGGGCCTTGGACGCTGTGCGGGAGATGAACGACCTACCCGA CACGGAGGTCTTCATCTGCACCAGCCCCCTGCTGAAGTACGACCACTGTGTGGGTGAGAAG TACCGCTGGGTGGAGCAGCACCTGGGGCCCCGGTTCGTAGAACGAATTATCCTGACAAGGGACAAGACGGTGGTCTTGGGGGACCTGCTCATTGATGACAAGGACACAATTCGAG GCGAGGAGGAGACCCCGCGCTGGGAGCACATCTTGTTCACCTGCTGTCACAATCGGCACCTGGTCCTGCCCCCGACAAAGAGACGGTTGCTCTCCTGGAGTGACAACTGGAGGGAGATCTTAGACAGCAAGCGAGGAGTCGCGCAGCGGGAATGA
- the JPT1 gene encoding jupiter microtubule associated homolog 1 isoform X2, translated as MTTTTTFKGVDPNSRNSSRVLRPPGGGSNFSLGFDEPTEQPVRKNKMASNIFGTPEENQASWAKSAGAKSSGGREDLESSGLQRRNSSEASSGDFLDLKKMWTQTCQAAWGRVKRSRCLLRLCPAQWPRPQCHPEEIPLAASPASCWVSSDCPERCRFVCFLHACELHNLSLTVHLLDLFH; from the exons ATGACCACGACGACCACCTTCAAGGGAGTCGACCCTAACAGCAGGAATAGCTCCCG GGTTTTGCGGCCTCCAGGTGGTGGATCCAATTTTTCATTAGGTTTTGATGAACCAACAGAACAACCTGTGAGGAAGAACAAAATGGCCTCTAATATCTTTGGGACACCTGAAGAAAATCAAGCTTCTTGGGCCAAGTCGGCAG gtgCCAAGTCTAGTGGTGGCAGGGAAGACTTGGAGTCATCTGGACTGCAGAGAAGGAACTCCTCTGAAGCAAGCTCCGGAGACTTCTTAGATCTGAAG AAAATGTGGACACAGACTTGCCAGGCAGCCTGGGGCAGAGTGAAGAGAAGCCGGTGCCTGCTGCgcctgtgcccagcccagtggcCCCGGCCCCAGTGCCATCCAGAAGAAATCCCCCTGGCGGCAAGTCCAGCCTCGTGTTGGGTTAGCTCTGACTGTCCTGAACGCTGTCgttttgtctgttttctccaTGCTTGTGAACTGCACAACTTGAGCCTGACTGTACATCTCTTGGAtttgtttcattaa
- the JPT1 gene encoding jupiter microtubule associated homolog 1 isoform X1 — translation MTTTTTFKGVDPNSRNSSRVLRPPGGGSNFSLGFDEPTEQPVRKNKMASNIFGTPEENQASWAKSAGAKSSGGREDLESSGLQRRNSSEASSGDFLDLKGEGDIHENVDTDLPGSLGQSEEKPVPAAPVPSPVAPAPVPSRRNPPGGKSSLVLG, via the exons ATGACCACGACGACCACCTTCAAGGGAGTCGACCCTAACAGCAGGAATAGCTCCCG GGTTTTGCGGCCTCCAGGTGGTGGATCCAATTTTTCATTAGGTTTTGATGAACCAACAGAACAACCTGTGAGGAAGAACAAAATGGCCTCTAATATCTTTGGGACACCTGAAGAAAATCAAGCTTCTTGGGCCAAGTCGGCAG gtgCCAAGTCTAGTGGTGGCAGGGAAGACTTGGAGTCATCTGGACTGCAGAGAAGGAACTCCTCTGAAGCAAGCTCCGGAGACTTCTTAGATCTGAAG ggaGAAGGTGATATTCATG AAAATGTGGACACAGACTTGCCAGGCAGCCTGGGGCAGAGTGAAGAGAAGCCGGTGCCTGCTGCgcctgtgcccagcccagtggcCCCGGCCCCAGTGCCATCCAGAAGAAATCCCCCTGGCGGCAAGTCCAGCCTCGTGTTGGGTTAG